In Denticeps clupeoides chromosome 1, fDenClu1.1, whole genome shotgun sequence, a single window of DNA contains:
- the LOC114801700 gene encoding uncharacterized protein LOC114801700: MSEIPGVVQEENPGLGDQGEVECPICYQEYNQSSKCPRMLECLHVFCTECLQRIRHATPCSPDPENPASISCPLCRHPTQLETGDAHALPPSSKTLSRLPPVSFRMPISVATRLATTVTQRVVVSLESREARFIILPTVSLRVEQMSEEDGRRRRTAATAGLEGEAEAFRQQRKNLLCVQLLAVIFWLMFVFTCVIMVVFGPSFFHS, from the coding sequence ATGTCTGAGATCCCAGGGGTAGTTCAGGAGGAGAACCCAGGCTTGGGGGACCAAGGGGAGGTGGAGTGTCCCATCTGTTACCAGGAGTACAACCAGAGCAGCAAGTGCCCACGCATGCTGGAGTGTCTCCATGTCTTCTGCACCGAGTGCCTCCAGAGGATCCGGCACGCGACCCCTTGCTCTCCAGACCCGGAAAACCCAGCTTCCATCTCATGCCCCCTCTGCCGCCACCCTACGCAGCTGGAGACCGGCGATGCCCACGCCCTGCCCCCCAGCTCCAAAACCCTGTCTCGGCTGCCGCCCGTGTCTTTCCGCATGCCCATCTCCGTGGCAACGCGCCTGGCCACCACCGTCACCCAACGGGTGGTGGTGTCCCTTGAGTCCCGCGAGGCCCGGTTCATCATCTTGCCCACGGTGAGCCTGCGGGTGGAGCAAATGAGCGAGGAggacgggaggaggaggaggaccgcGGCGACTGCCGGGCTGGAGGGGGAGGCGGAGGCCTTCAGGCAGCAGCGTAAGAACTTGCTCTGCGTCCAGCTGCTGGCTGTGATCTTCTGGCTCATGTTTGTGTTCACCTGCGTCATCATGGTGGTGTTCGGCCCAAGTTTCTTCCACAGCTGA
- the LOC114801707 gene encoding RING finger protein 227, which translates to MSPDVECGICYWRYNSGRRCPRELRCGHTFCESCLATMAGDAKVVCPLCRHPTAVPGGEVRGLLPVDEAALGRLVSAGVPDAESLSDDEGPESPCQHDIDGDRAPSPRSRSGKVWKSFKRFCNKVIGNESRPGHDCMTNEDMRDIVIMASYLM; encoded by the exons ATGAGTCCGGACGTGGAGTGCGGGATCTGCTACTGGCGATACAACAGCGGCCGCCGGTGTCCCCGGGAGCTCCGGTGCGGACACACCTTCTGCGAGAGCTGCCTGGCCACCATGGCCGGGGACGCGAAGGTCGTGTGCCCGCTGTGCCGCCACCCCACCGCGGTGCCGGGCGGCGAAGTCAGGGGGCTGCTGCCGGTGGACGAGGCCGCCCTGGGGCGTCTGGTCTCCGCGGGAGTCCCGGACGCCGAGAGCCTGTCGGACGACGAGGGGCCGGAGAGCCCGTGCCAGCACGACATCGACGGTGACAGAGCGCCAAGCCCCCGGTCCAGGTCCGGGAAGGTGTGGAAGTCCTTCAAACGCTTCTGCAACAAAGTGATCGGGAACGAGTCGAGACCAGGCCACG ATTGTATGACCAATGAAGACATGAGGGACATCGTCATCATGGCGAGTTACCTTATGTGA